One genomic region from Cellulomonas hominis encodes:
- a CDS encoding DHA2 family efflux MFS transporter permease subunit — protein MPTPTRTTAPRDPVAPGAAAGTPAPAPAARTATRAVPVAVALLAASLPMFMATLDNLVVTSALPVLQAELGATLTDLQWVVNAYTLAFATLMIAAATLGDRWGRRRTFLGGIAVFTLGSVAAALAGSPGALIAARAVQGVGAAAVMPLSLTLLAAAVPASRRAMAIGVWGGVSGLGVALGPVVGGAVVEGISWEAMFWINVPVALLAVPLVLRALPEGRGRAQRLDLLGLVLAAAGVLGIVWGVVHGNEDGWTSAGVLGPIVGGVAALALFLRHEARTPHALVPLRLFRSRSFSVANVSGFAFSLGAFGAVFLLAQYLQVVQGYSPLEAGLRTLPWTAAPMVVAPLAGILTPRVGVRVLLTAGLTAQAAGLAWLALATSDGGYAALVPGLVLAGVGMGLTFAPSATAVLADMAPDDHGTASSTNSTLREVGVALGVAVLTAVFTGAGGTISPDGFDAGLRPAVLTGAAVIALAALASLAMPRTTGREPARAQA, from the coding sequence ATGCCGACGCCGACCCGCACCACCGCCCCGCGCGACCCCGTCGCCCCGGGTGCCGCCGCCGGCACCCCCGCGCCGGCGCCCGCCGCCCGCACCGCGACCCGCGCCGTCCCCGTCGCGGTCGCGCTGCTCGCCGCGTCGCTCCCGATGTTCATGGCGACGCTCGACAACCTCGTCGTCACCAGCGCGCTGCCCGTCCTCCAGGCCGAGCTCGGCGCCACGCTCACCGACCTGCAGTGGGTGGTGAACGCCTACACGCTGGCGTTCGCGACCCTGATGATCGCCGCCGCCACCCTCGGCGACCGCTGGGGCCGCCGCCGCACCTTCCTCGGCGGGATCGCGGTGTTCACCCTCGGCTCGGTCGCCGCGGCCCTGGCGGGCTCCCCCGGCGCCCTGATCGCCGCCCGCGCCGTGCAGGGCGTCGGCGCCGCCGCCGTCATGCCGCTCTCGCTCACGCTGCTCGCCGCGGCGGTCCCCGCGTCCCGCCGCGCGATGGCCATCGGCGTCTGGGGCGGCGTGTCCGGCCTCGGCGTCGCGCTCGGGCCGGTCGTCGGCGGTGCCGTGGTCGAGGGCATCTCCTGGGAGGCGATGTTCTGGATCAACGTGCCGGTCGCGCTGCTCGCCGTGCCGCTCGTCCTGCGCGCGCTCCCCGAGGGGCGCGGCCGCGCGCAGCGGCTGGACCTGCTCGGCCTGGTGCTCGCCGCCGCGGGCGTCCTCGGGATCGTGTGGGGCGTCGTGCACGGCAACGAGGACGGCTGGACGTCGGCCGGCGTCCTCGGCCCGATCGTCGGCGGCGTCGCCGCGCTCGCGCTGTTCCTCCGGCACGAGGCGCGCACCCCGCACGCCCTCGTCCCGCTGCGGCTGTTCCGGTCGCGCAGCTTCTCCGTCGCGAACGTCTCGGGCTTCGCGTTCTCGCTCGGCGCGTTCGGGGCGGTGTTCCTGCTCGCCCAGTACCTGCAGGTGGTCCAGGGCTACTCGCCGCTCGAGGCCGGACTGCGGACGCTGCCGTGGACCGCCGCGCCGATGGTGGTCGCCCCGCTCGCCGGGATCCTCACCCCCCGCGTCGGCGTCCGGGTGCTGCTCACCGCGGGCCTCACGGCGCAGGCGGCGGGCCTGGCGTGGCTGGCGCTCGCGACGTCCGACGGCGGCTACGCCGCGCTCGTCCCCGGCCTGGTGCTCGCCGGGGTCGGGATGGGGCTGACGTTCGCGCCCAGCGCCACCGCGGTCCTCGCGGACATGGCACCGGACGACCACGGCACCGCCTCGTCGACGAACTCGACGCTCCGGGAGGTCGGCGTCGCGCTCGGCGTGGCGGTACTGACCGCGGTGTTCACCGGCGCGGGCGGCACGATCAGCCCCGACGGCTTCGACGCGGGCCTGCGCCCGGCCGTCCTCACGGGCGCCGCGGTCATCGCGCTGGCGGCCCTGGCGTCCCTGGCGATGCCCCGCACCACGGGCCGCGAGCCCGCTCGCGCGCAGGCCTGA
- a CDS encoding TetR/AcrR family transcriptional regulator, translating to MDLDDDAWPAAPRAPRMSGEQRREQILAAALTVFAEGGYAGTTTDQVARAAGVSQPYVVRLFGSKQRLFLDLYRYATGRVLAAMAAVEPGPDAVERTGRAYVALMADRDLLRVVMHGFTSGDPEVGALARHTLGEVFRLFRARVDGDDPDGDETSRRFVADGMLINVLLSSDGFAHAGEDAGFDALLRCFAPEVVAAASGTAAGATA from the coding sequence ATGGATCTCGACGACGACGCCTGGCCCGCCGCCCCGCGCGCCCCCCGCATGTCGGGGGAGCAGCGCCGCGAGCAGATCCTCGCGGCCGCGCTGACCGTCTTCGCGGAGGGTGGCTACGCCGGCACGACGACCGACCAGGTCGCGCGCGCCGCCGGCGTCTCGCAGCCGTACGTGGTGCGGCTGTTCGGGTCGAAGCAGCGGCTGTTCCTCGACCTGTACCGGTACGCCACGGGCAGGGTGCTGGCCGCGATGGCGGCGGTCGAGCCCGGGCCGGACGCCGTCGAGCGCACCGGGCGCGCCTACGTGGCGCTCATGGCCGACCGCGACCTGCTGCGCGTCGTGATGCACGGCTTCACGTCGGGCGACCCGGAGGTCGGCGCGCTGGCGCGGCACACGCTCGGCGAGGTGTTCCGGCTGTTCCGGGCGCGCGTCGACGGCGACGACCCGGACGGGGACGAGACCTCCCGGCGGTTCGTCGCGGACGGCATGCTGATCAACGTGCTGCTGAGCTCGGACGGGTTCGCGCACGCGGGGGAGGACGCCGGGTTCGACGCGCTGCTGCGGTGCTTCGCGCCCGAGGTGGTCGCCGCCGCGAGCGGCACGGCGGCCGGGGCGACCGCGTGA
- the truB gene encoding tRNA pseudouridine(55) synthase TruB, translated as MSPARDPRRPDRPRRPTAPDGLLVVDKPQGWTSHDVVARARGLAGTRKVGHAGTLDPMATGVLVLGVGRATRLLAYVVGADKEYTATIRLGEATTTDDAEGELVARTDAGAVTPERVAAGVAALTGDIQQVPSAVSAIKVDGQRAYARVRAGEDVSLAARPVTISRFAVHEVRRSGAVLDVDVTVVCSSGTYIRALARDLGAGLGVGGHLTALRRTRVGGYGLDVARTLDALEAEPADAPLPTLPLADAARATFPVRELTEAEARALSYGQRIPAGGAGAGVTVAAVAPDGALVALLEDRGPHARPVLVFAAAA; from the coding sequence GTGAGCCCCGCGCGCGACCCGCGCCGCCCCGACCGTCCCCGCCGCCCGACGGCCCCCGACGGCCTGCTCGTGGTCGACAAGCCGCAGGGCTGGACCAGCCACGACGTCGTCGCCAGGGCGCGCGGGCTCGCCGGGACCCGGAAGGTCGGCCACGCCGGCACGCTCGACCCGATGGCGACCGGCGTGCTCGTGCTCGGCGTCGGCCGGGCGACCCGGCTGCTCGCCTACGTCGTCGGCGCGGACAAGGAGTACACCGCGACGATCCGCCTCGGCGAGGCCACCACGACCGACGACGCCGAGGGCGAGCTCGTCGCCCGCACCGACGCCGGGGCCGTGACCCCGGAGCGGGTGGCGGCCGGCGTCGCCGCGCTCACGGGCGACATCCAGCAGGTGCCGAGCGCGGTGAGCGCGATCAAGGTCGACGGGCAGCGGGCCTACGCCCGGGTGCGCGCGGGCGAGGACGTGTCGCTCGCGGCGCGTCCGGTGACCATCAGCCGGTTCGCGGTGCACGAGGTGCGCCGGTCGGGCGCGGTCCTCGACGTCGACGTCACGGTGGTGTGCTCGTCCGGGACCTACATCCGGGCCCTGGCGCGCGACCTCGGCGCGGGGCTCGGGGTCGGCGGGCACCTGACCGCGCTGCGGCGGACCCGCGTCGGCGGGTACGGCCTCGACGTCGCCCGCACGCTCGACGCGCTCGAGGCCGAGCCGGCCGACGCGCCGCTCCCGACCCTGCCCCTGGCGGACGCGGCGCGCGCCACGTTCCCGGTGCGCGAGCTCACGGAGGCCGAGGCCCGGGCGCTGTCCTACGGGCAGCGGATCCCGGCCGGGGGAGCGGGCGCCGGCGTGACCGTCGCCGCGGTCGCCCCGGACGGCGCGCTGGTCGCGCTGCTGGAGGACCGGGGGCCGCACGCGCGGCCGGTGCTGGTGTTCGCGGCCGCGGCCTGA